One genomic region from Nymphaea colorata isolate Beijing-Zhang1983 chromosome 10, ASM883128v2, whole genome shotgun sequence encodes:
- the LOC116262740 gene encoding probable carboxylesterase 12, with product MDPSQELDQEVPEYLRIYKDGRVERLKGNERVPPSNDHHATGVSSKDVLINPETGLSARIYLPPLSGNHRSPLLVYFHGGGFCIESAFSPLYHNYINSLVTESGAVAVSVDYRLAPEHPVPTSHHDCWEAFQWVVSQTGPGAEPWIADHVDLGRVVVAGDSAGGNLAYHVAMRAGGASAALGSGRALEDPVNLQGVILVHPFFWSSARLGCETSEVVALIQAFWKAACPANIGDDDPILNPLAVGSPPLSGLGCRSVLVAIAGEDGMRDRDWWFYEALTGSGWKGEAEVDEVEGEEHVFHLFNPEKEKARLLLKLFASFINRAG from the coding sequence ATGGATCCCTCCCAAGAGTTGGACCAGGAGGTTCCTGAATATCTCCGTATCTACAAAGATGGCCGCGTAGAGAGGCTGAAGGGCAACGAGAGGGTCCCTCCCTCCAACGACCATCATGCCACCGGCGTCTCCTCCAAGGACGTCCTCATCAACCCCGAAACCGGCCTCTCCGCCCGCATTTACCTCCCCCCACTTTCCGGCAACCACCGCAGTCCACTCTTAGTCTACTTTCATGGTGGTGGCTTCTGCATCGAGTCTGCCTTCTCCCCTCTCTACCACAACTACATCAACTCCCTTGTCACCGAGTCCGGTGCCGTTGCCGTCTCCGTCGACTACCGCCTGGCTCCGGAGCATCCCGTCCCCACCTCCCACCACGACTGTTGGGAAGCCTTCCAGTGGGTGGTGTCCCAAACAGGGCCTGGTGCTGAGCCGTGGATCGCTGATCATGTCGACTTGGGCCGCGTCGTGGTTGCTGGAGACAGCGCCGGCGGCAACCTCGCCTACCATGTGGCCATGCGTGCCGGCGGCGCCTCTGCAGCTCTTGGATCTGGTCGAGCCCTTGAAGATCCGGTAAATCTTCAAGGAGTCATTTTGGTGCACCCTTTCTTCTGGTCCTCTGCTCGCCTCGGTTGCGAGACATCAGAGGTTGTGGCGCTCATACAAGCGTTTTGGAAGGCGGCATGCCCTGCGAACATCGGAGATGACGACCCAATCCTTAACCCGCTGGCGGTCGGTTCGCCACCGCTCTCTGGGCTGGGGTGCCGGTCCGTGTTGGTAGCCATCGCTGGGGAGGACGGCATGCGGGACCGTGACTGGTGGTTCTACGAGGCCTTGACCGGCAGCGGGTGGAAGGGCGAGGCAGAGGTGGACGAGGTGGAGGGGGAGGAACACGTCTTCCACCTCTTCAATCCGGAGAAGGAGAAGGCGAGGTTGCTGCTAAAACTATTTGCTTCGTTCATCAACCGCGCAGGTTGA
- the LOC116263305 gene encoding uncharacterized protein LOC116263305 isoform X2, protein MLRAPPLKGWVAEIRTAAASSASSRASRSPANKRNPRSQAVLLFSLLPPPLPSLPCSQNSFDNQLSFRRPSMESMTVNWDALDSLVIDYAESENLLSGGPSPPPPPFSSSPSSSSCSSSSSASSLISSYSSRLVIYRIRRAIEVGDIDGALGLLQIHAPAVLEDHRLLFRLQKQRFIELLRKGSPEERDSAIKCLRTSLAPCALHAYPEAYEEFKHVLLAFIYDKDDHSSPVVNEWSEKRRFDLAASLSSVLRDQLQAYDPLFSMTLRYLVSIHKEFCYRQGVVSPVSDVIEHLLVKERDPPATPQEGLCEAPLYDEVDIQALAHAVQLTRQGAVDSLRYAKGDMFRAFQNELCRMRLDVPMLDKLVYEYCVYQGLLDFDGISVSGLNTNDYCQTMKTLLPDFESNPQKEDSSLNMDCGMGYLDGEISANGFHQEDMPETNSSLSTRDADSELRLVDEIMDDQEDCSTSEPHQTGNHPRKVSAGWRGSRERIRLKRWKGRVERQEGALASGDGKIYTDPARLKALKDEEVDTKDAGIEGLKIKDLNKYELILGIKELTKMGMTTKVFEEVNLLDPHFFEQNPVLLFQLKQVEFLKLVESGEHSDALRVACSYLGPIAANNAALLKPLKETLLTLLRPMAEIQAKPISLSALATSFQDAIGRNLGIEEPQLMKVVRATLFTHDAWFKLQMCNDRFEGFLKIDHLKNNDTPLFADPDSRSTHNSCSYGSSQGTISSSNKRHMENGDQSQGLSRDIVCEETAILKVMEFLALPRADAIQLLAQYNGSAESVIEQIFA, encoded by the exons ATGCTCCGGGCGCCGCCTTTAAAGGGTTGGGTGGCCGAAATCCGCACCGCCGCCGCTTCCTCCGCTTCCTCTCGGGCCTCACGATCGCCCGCAAATAAAAGGAACCCGAGAAGCCAAGCcgtccttctcttctctctcctcccaccgccccttccttcccttccctgCAGTCAGAATTCCTTCGACAATCAACTATCATTCCGACGGCCCTCCATGGAATCGATGACGGTGAATTGGGACGCCCTTGACTCCCTCGTCATCGACTACGCAGAGTCCGAGAACCTTCTCTCCGGTGGCCCTTcgccgcctcctcctcctttttcgtCCTCCCCTTCGTCCTCGTCGTGTTCTTCGTCTTCGTCGGCGTCGTCTTTGATCTCTTCTTACAGCTCGAGGCTGGTGATATACCGAATCCGCAGGGCAATTGAGGTCGGCGACATCGACGGGGCGCTGGGTCTCTTGCAAATCCACGCCCCCGCTGTTCTCGAGGACCACCGGCTTCTTTTCCGATTGCAGAAGCAG AGATTCATTGAACTTCTAAGGAAGGGATCGCCGGAGGAGCGGGATTCGGCGATCAAATGCTTGCGGACGTCTCTGGCTCCGTGCGCCCTCCATGCCTATCCG GAAGCATATGAGGAGTTCAAGCATGTCCTTCTTgcatttatatatgataaagaCGACCATAGCTCTCCTGTCGTAAATGAG TGGTCTGAGAAAAGGAGATTTGACCTAGCTGCTTCCTTGTCTTCTGTTCTGAGAGACCAATTACAGGCTTATGATCCACTTTTCTCAATGACTCTAAGGTACTTGGTAAG CATACATAAGGAGTTCTGCTATAGGCAAGGTGTTGTCTCACCAGTATCAGATGTTATTGAGCATTTATTAGTTAAGGAGCGTGATCCACCAGCTACTCCCCAAGAGGGTTTATGTGAGGCCCCCCTTTATGATGAG GTAGACATACAAGCTCTTGCTCATGCTGTGCAGCTCACGAGGCAAGGGGCAGTTGATAGTTTAAGATATGCAAAAGGAGATATGTTCAGAGCTTTTCAG AATGAGCTATGCCGAATGAGATTGGATGTTCCAatgctcgacaaacttgtttatGAGTACTGTGTCTACCAAGGATTGCTGGATTTTGATGGGATATCAGTATCAG gaTTGAATACAAATGACTATTGCCAAACTATGAAGACACTTTTACCAGATTTTGAGAGCAATCCTCAGAAAGAAGATTCATCATTGAACATGGATTGTGGAATGGGTTATTTGGATGGGGAAATCTCAGCTAATGGTTTTCATCAAGAAGACATGCCTGAAACAAATTCTTCGCTGAGCACAAGGGATGCTGATTCTGAATTGAGGTTAGTGGACGAGATAATGGATGACCAGGAAGATTGCAGCACCAGCGAACCACACCAAACTGGTAACCATCCTAGAAAAGTATCTGCTGGGTGGCGTGGATCCAGGGAGAGGATCAGACTCAAGAGATGGAAAGGTAGGGTTGAGAGGCAAGAAGGGGCTTTAGCTTCTGGTGATGGAAAAATTTATACAGATCCAGCTCGTTTGAAAGCCTTAAAGGATGAGGAG GTTGATACGAAGGATGCTGGCATTGAAGGTTTGAAAATTAAAGATCTAAATAAGTATGAGTTAATTTTGGGGATCAAAGAACTTACGAAGATGGGAATGACTACTAAGGTGTTTGAAGAAGTCAATTTGTTGGACCCCCACTTTTTCGAACAAAACCCTGTTTTGCTGTTTCAGTTGAAGCAG GTGGAATTTCTGAAGCTAGTTGAATCTGGAGAGCATTCTGATGCTCTCAGGGTTGCATGCTCTTACTTGGGACCAATTGCTGCAAATAATGCAGCTCTATTGAAGCCTCTGAAGGAGACACTGTTGACATTGCTCAGACCTATGGCAGAAATTCAAGCAAAACCCATCTCATTATCTGCTCTTGCCACGTCttttcag GATGCAATTGGTAGGAACCTTGGTATTGAAGAACCTCAACTTATGAAGGTAGTGAGAGCAACACTTTTCACACATGATGCGTGGTTTAAGCTTCAAATGTGTAATGACCGCTTTGAGGGCTTTTTGAAGATAGATCACTTAAAAAACAACGACACTCCTTTGTTTGCTGATCCTGATTCAAGAAGCACCCATAATAGTTGCAGCTATGGATCTTCTCAAGGTACCATCTCATCAAGCAACAAAAGGCATATGGAGAATGGTGATCAAAGTCAAGGGCTATCAAGAGATATTGTATGTGAAGAAACTGCTATACTGAAAGTCATG GAGTTTCTTGCTTTACCACGAGCCGATGCAATTCAACTTCTAGCACAATATAATGGAAGTGCAGAGAGCGTCATCGAGCAAATTTTTGCCTAA
- the LOC116263305 gene encoding uncharacterized protein LOC116263305 isoform X1 → MLRAPPLKGWVAEIRTAAASSASSRASRSPANKRNPRSQAVLLFSLLPPPLPSLPCSQNSFDNQLSFRRPSMESMTVNWDALDSLVIDYAESENLLSGGPSPPPPPFSSSPSSSSCSSSSSASSLISSYSSRLVIYRIRRAIEVGDIDGALGLLQIHAPAVLEDHRLLFRLQKQRFIELLRKGSPEERDSAIKCLRTSLAPCALHAYPEAYEEFKHVLLAFIYDKDDHSSPVVNEWSEKRRFDLAASLSSVLRDQLQAYDPLFSMTLRYLVSIHKEFCYRQGVVSPVSDVIEHLLVKERDPPATPQEGLCEAPLYDEVDIQALAHAVQLTRQGAVDSLRYAKGDMFRAFQNELCRMRLDVPMLDKLVYEYCVYQGLLDFDGISVSGLNTNDYCQTMKTLLPDFESNPQKEDSSLNMDCGMGYLDGEISANGFHQEDMPETNSSLSTRDADSELRLVDEIMDDQEDCSTSEPHQTGNHPRKVSAGWRGSRERIRLKRWKGRVERQEGALASGDGKIYTDPARLKALKDEEVDTKDAGIEGLKIKDLNKYELILGIKELTKMGMTTKVFEEVNLLDPHFFEQNPVLLFQLKQVEFLKLVESGEHSDALRVACSYLGPIAANNAALLKPLKETLLTLLRPMAEIQAKPISLSALATSFQDAIGRNLGIEEPQLMKVVRATLFTHDAWFKLQMCNDRFEGFLKIDHLKNNDTPLFADPDSRSTHNSCSYGSSQGTISSSNKRHMENGDQSQGLSRDIVCEETAILKVMFVRCLSVEWLQEFLALPRADAIQLLAQYNGSAESVIEQIFA, encoded by the exons ATGCTCCGGGCGCCGCCTTTAAAGGGTTGGGTGGCCGAAATCCGCACCGCCGCCGCTTCCTCCGCTTCCTCTCGGGCCTCACGATCGCCCGCAAATAAAAGGAACCCGAGAAGCCAAGCcgtccttctcttctctctcctcccaccgccccttccttcccttccctgCAGTCAGAATTCCTTCGACAATCAACTATCATTCCGACGGCCCTCCATGGAATCGATGACGGTGAATTGGGACGCCCTTGACTCCCTCGTCATCGACTACGCAGAGTCCGAGAACCTTCTCTCCGGTGGCCCTTcgccgcctcctcctcctttttcgtCCTCCCCTTCGTCCTCGTCGTGTTCTTCGTCTTCGTCGGCGTCGTCTTTGATCTCTTCTTACAGCTCGAGGCTGGTGATATACCGAATCCGCAGGGCAATTGAGGTCGGCGACATCGACGGGGCGCTGGGTCTCTTGCAAATCCACGCCCCCGCTGTTCTCGAGGACCACCGGCTTCTTTTCCGATTGCAGAAGCAG AGATTCATTGAACTTCTAAGGAAGGGATCGCCGGAGGAGCGGGATTCGGCGATCAAATGCTTGCGGACGTCTCTGGCTCCGTGCGCCCTCCATGCCTATCCG GAAGCATATGAGGAGTTCAAGCATGTCCTTCTTgcatttatatatgataaagaCGACCATAGCTCTCCTGTCGTAAATGAG TGGTCTGAGAAAAGGAGATTTGACCTAGCTGCTTCCTTGTCTTCTGTTCTGAGAGACCAATTACAGGCTTATGATCCACTTTTCTCAATGACTCTAAGGTACTTGGTAAG CATACATAAGGAGTTCTGCTATAGGCAAGGTGTTGTCTCACCAGTATCAGATGTTATTGAGCATTTATTAGTTAAGGAGCGTGATCCACCAGCTACTCCCCAAGAGGGTTTATGTGAGGCCCCCCTTTATGATGAG GTAGACATACAAGCTCTTGCTCATGCTGTGCAGCTCACGAGGCAAGGGGCAGTTGATAGTTTAAGATATGCAAAAGGAGATATGTTCAGAGCTTTTCAG AATGAGCTATGCCGAATGAGATTGGATGTTCCAatgctcgacaaacttgtttatGAGTACTGTGTCTACCAAGGATTGCTGGATTTTGATGGGATATCAGTATCAG gaTTGAATACAAATGACTATTGCCAAACTATGAAGACACTTTTACCAGATTTTGAGAGCAATCCTCAGAAAGAAGATTCATCATTGAACATGGATTGTGGAATGGGTTATTTGGATGGGGAAATCTCAGCTAATGGTTTTCATCAAGAAGACATGCCTGAAACAAATTCTTCGCTGAGCACAAGGGATGCTGATTCTGAATTGAGGTTAGTGGACGAGATAATGGATGACCAGGAAGATTGCAGCACCAGCGAACCACACCAAACTGGTAACCATCCTAGAAAAGTATCTGCTGGGTGGCGTGGATCCAGGGAGAGGATCAGACTCAAGAGATGGAAAGGTAGGGTTGAGAGGCAAGAAGGGGCTTTAGCTTCTGGTGATGGAAAAATTTATACAGATCCAGCTCGTTTGAAAGCCTTAAAGGATGAGGAG GTTGATACGAAGGATGCTGGCATTGAAGGTTTGAAAATTAAAGATCTAAATAAGTATGAGTTAATTTTGGGGATCAAAGAACTTACGAAGATGGGAATGACTACTAAGGTGTTTGAAGAAGTCAATTTGTTGGACCCCCACTTTTTCGAACAAAACCCTGTTTTGCTGTTTCAGTTGAAGCAG GTGGAATTTCTGAAGCTAGTTGAATCTGGAGAGCATTCTGATGCTCTCAGGGTTGCATGCTCTTACTTGGGACCAATTGCTGCAAATAATGCAGCTCTATTGAAGCCTCTGAAGGAGACACTGTTGACATTGCTCAGACCTATGGCAGAAATTCAAGCAAAACCCATCTCATTATCTGCTCTTGCCACGTCttttcag GATGCAATTGGTAGGAACCTTGGTATTGAAGAACCTCAACTTATGAAGGTAGTGAGAGCAACACTTTTCACACATGATGCGTGGTTTAAGCTTCAAATGTGTAATGACCGCTTTGAGGGCTTTTTGAAGATAGATCACTTAAAAAACAACGACACTCCTTTGTTTGCTGATCCTGATTCAAGAAGCACCCATAATAGTTGCAGCTATGGATCTTCTCAAGGTACCATCTCATCAAGCAACAAAAGGCATATGGAGAATGGTGATCAAAGTCAAGGGCTATCAAGAGATATTGTATGTGAAGAAACTGCTATACTGAAAGTCATG TTCGTTCGTTGCCTATCTGTGGAATGGCTTCAGGAGTTTCTTGCTTTACCACGAGCCGATGCAATTCAACTTCTAGCACAATATAATGGAAGTGCAGAGAGCGTCATCGAGCAAATTTTTGCCTAA